A window of Sphingorhabdus lacus contains these coding sequences:
- a CDS encoding helix-turn-helix transcriptional regulator: MLDVRYEAPGERLAKLVSSFYRLDFAGDHFSELERADRAQFRFQLKGHGEYHFANGTMSTTFPVTIIGPTTAPVLAKSDCPLSIFGWGMPTAGWVALMGNNAGAYMDKALDAQHIFGDWILEVRDELIAASDFSEQVELGCLAAENIFRHKSTAPFDFTSMVDAWLISDGDPSVESLSAQSGLSQRQLERMTKRYYGLPPKKLARKYRALRAAQSLAHGDSLDETGLALAFYDQSHLIREVKQFTGLTPGQLRSGQSKLTRATMDGRRSLGGKVSPLVSDS, from the coding sequence ATGCTTGACGTACGTTATGAAGCCCCGGGTGAACGGCTGGCCAAACTGGTGTCGTCATTCTACCGACTGGATTTTGCCGGCGATCATTTTTCGGAGCTCGAACGCGCGGACCGGGCACAGTTCCGGTTCCAGTTGAAAGGCCATGGCGAATATCATTTTGCCAATGGCACCATGTCCACAACCTTCCCTGTCACCATCATCGGGCCAACTACCGCGCCTGTATTGGCCAAGTCCGATTGCCCGTTGTCGATTTTCGGTTGGGGCATGCCCACCGCAGGATGGGTCGCGCTGATGGGCAATAATGCCGGCGCCTATATGGACAAAGCCTTGGATGCGCAGCACATATTCGGCGACTGGATATTGGAAGTGCGCGACGAACTTATTGCCGCATCGGACTTTAGCGAACAGGTCGAACTCGGCTGCCTCGCCGCGGAAAATATTTTCCGCCACAAATCGACAGCCCCGTTTGATTTTACATCCATGGTCGACGCCTGGCTGATCAGCGACGGCGACCCGAGCGTGGAAAGCCTATCCGCGCAATCCGGCCTGTCCCAACGCCAGCTCGAACGGATGACCAAACGCTATTATGGCCTGCCGCCCAAGAAACTGGCGCGCAAATACCGCGCGCTGCGGGCGGCGCAGTCGCTCGCCCATGGCGACAGCCTGGATGAAACAGGTTTGGCGCTCGCCTTTTATGACCAGTCGCACCTGATCCGTGAAGTGAAACAATTTACCGGCCTCACCCCGGGCCAGTTGCGCAGCGGACAATCCAAACTGACCCGAGCGACGATGGACGGTCGGCGCTCGCTTGGCGGAAAAGTCAGTCCGCTGGTTTCGGACAGTTAG
- a CDS encoding MBL fold metallo-hydrolase has protein sequence MTDSAIAKASTQIAAAQAGVPFIKSFFDGPTFTVTYVVHDPETRRAAIIDSVLNFDPASGRTSFSSADAVIAYVEEKELTVDWLLETHAHADHLSAAPYLQQKLGGKIAIGEHIVTVQQVFGKLFNAGSDFERDGSDFDQLWKDGDQFQIGNLHVTVLHVPGHTPACIAYVIGDAVFVGDTMFMPDYGTARADFPGGDARTLYHSARRILSLPPETRLFMCHDYLPAGGRTDYVWETTVEAERSANIHIHDGISEDDFVTMREARDATLDMPRLILPSVQVNMRAGHLPPADDNGITYLKIPVNAV, from the coding sequence ATGACCGACTCAGCGATTGCAAAAGCCAGCACCCAGATTGCCGCCGCGCAGGCTGGGGTCCCCTTCATCAAGTCCTTTTTCGACGGCCCCACATTCACCGTCACCTATGTTGTTCATGATCCCGAGACCCGCCGTGCCGCCATCATTGACAGCGTGCTGAATTTTGATCCCGCCTCGGGTCGCACCTCCTTCTCTTCGGCAGACGCGGTAATCGCCTATGTCGAAGAGAAGGAATTAACCGTTGACTGGCTGCTCGAGACCCATGCGCATGCCGACCATTTGTCGGCTGCCCCCTATTTGCAGCAGAAGCTGGGCGGCAAGATCGCCATTGGTGAACATATTGTCACGGTGCAGCAGGTTTTCGGCAAGCTTTTCAATGCCGGTTCCGACTTTGAACGCGACGGTTCGGATTTTGACCAATTGTGGAAAGATGGCGACCAGTTCCAGATCGGCAATTTGCATGTCACCGTGCTGCACGTGCCCGGACATACACCGGCCTGTATTGCTTATGTGATCGGTGACGCTGTCTTTGTCGGCGATACAATGTTCATGCCCGATTATGGCACGGCCCGGGCGGATTTTCCCGGCGGTGATGCGCGCACCCTTTACCATTCGGCGCGCCGGATTTTGTCCCTGCCCCCGGAAACACGGCTGTTCATGTGCCATGACTATCTTCCCGCCGGGGGGCGGACGGATTATGTCTGGGAAACTACGGTCGAAGCCGAGCGGTCAGCCAATATCCATATCCATGACGGTATATCGGAGGATGATTTCGTAACCATGCGCGAAGCGCGCGACGCGACGCTCGACATGCCACGGCTTATACTTCCATCGGTTCAGGTGAACATGCGCGCCGGGCATTTGCCGCCTGCAGACGATAATGGCATCACCTATCTCAAGATTCCGGTCAACGCGGTATGA
- a CDS encoding M1 family metallopeptidase has product MKVHISLAASAALLALAPVNATLAAPAKGAATEVPSQLPRNAAPLHYSVTVTPNAEKLSFEGNVLIEFLLKTPSDSVTLNAADIDFRRVTIAKGRAAAMPATTTVNAAAQTATIAFGKKLPAGRYTLNIDYSGKILQQANGLFALDYKDPQGAEKRALFTQFEAPDARRFVPSWDEPNYKATFDLTATVPAEQMAVSNMPVAARRDIGNGLAEVRFGTSPKMSTYLLFFGLGEFDRITKQVGPTEVGVVVGKGNGPKGQYALDASAKLVAYYNDYFDTPYPLPKLDNVAGPGQSQFFSAMENWGAIFTFERVLLNDPKITSARTRQGIFSTDAHEIAHQWFGNLVTMAWWDDLWLNEGFASWMESKATAHFNPDWQSELDRVNGREGAMGLDAYVTTHPVIQKISTVEQTSQAFDTITYQKGEAVITMLEAYAGETIWRDGLRAYMKKHAYANTRTDDLWNAVEAAGAKGLVKIAHDFTKQPGVPLLEVKSAKCVNGSTLLTLTQSEFSRDRKAETSAKPQRWNVPVIAQVIGQAPSKTVISNGSGSLQLAGCGAFIVNAGQSGYYRVLYQPDMMAALQKDFAKLPAIDQLGLLNDSQSLAFNEYQPVRTALNLVDAVPSDTSQRVTEDNVSTYGYLYGLYEKDPARQAKLAKLASNRFGPALAKLGYKQSPSDSTLDANLRSSLISTLGYMGDPAVVAEAKRLFAELETNPAALDGPLRTTWLGVIAQNADQADWDKMRKLGQTAESFLVKSSMYRLLGSARDTALAKQALALALTKEPGSTLSAAIINGVSGDHPDLAVDFALANREAVEALVDVSSKSEFIPGLGYGSSDPAMIGKLEAYAKAYLSPESRKPVDQAVAAIQTRIKSQPRIRTETSAWLDEKAAQ; this is encoded by the coding sequence ATGAAAGTACATATTTCACTCGCAGCATCGGCTGCCTTGCTGGCCTTGGCGCCTGTCAACGCCACACTGGCCGCGCCTGCAAAAGGCGCCGCGACCGAGGTGCCGTCGCAATTGCCCCGCAATGCAGCCCCGCTGCACTACAGCGTCACGGTGACACCCAATGCCGAAAAGCTCAGCTTTGAAGGCAATGTCCTCATCGAATTCCTGCTGAAGACCCCCAGCGACAGCGTCACGCTCAACGCCGCGGACATCGACTTTCGCCGTGTAACCATCGCCAAAGGCCGCGCCGCCGCGATGCCTGCCACCACCACAGTCAATGCAGCGGCACAAACTGCGACCATCGCCTTCGGCAAGAAGCTCCCCGCCGGTCGCTATACGCTGAACATCGATTATTCGGGCAAGATCCTGCAACAGGCAAACGGACTGTTCGCATTGGATTATAAGGACCCGCAAGGCGCAGAAAAGCGCGCGCTCTTTACGCAGTTCGAGGCACCCGACGCTCGCCGCTTCGTGCCGAGCTGGGATGAGCCGAACTACAAGGCAACCTTTGACCTGACCGCGACAGTGCCAGCGGAGCAAATGGCGGTCAGCAACATGCCCGTCGCCGCCCGCCGCGACATTGGCAATGGTTTGGCTGAAGTCCGCTTTGGCACATCGCCCAAAATGTCGACCTATTTGCTGTTCTTCGGTCTGGGCGAGTTCGACCGCATTACCAAACAGGTAGGACCAACCGAAGTCGGTGTTGTGGTTGGCAAGGGCAATGGCCCGAAAGGCCAATATGCGCTGGATGCCTCGGCCAAATTGGTGGCCTATTATAACGACTATTTCGACACCCCCTACCCGCTGCCCAAATTGGACAATGTCGCTGGCCCGGGACAAAGCCAGTTTTTCAGCGCGATGGAAAATTGGGGCGCGATCTTCACCTTTGAACGCGTCCTGCTGAACGACCCCAAAATCACCAGCGCCCGCACGCGTCAGGGAATTTTCTCGACCGATGCGCATGAAATCGCCCACCAATGGTTCGGCAATCTGGTCACCATGGCCTGGTGGGACGATCTGTGGCTGAACGAAGGTTTTGCAAGCTGGATGGAAAGCAAGGCAACGGCCCATTTCAATCCCGACTGGCAAAGCGAACTGGACCGTGTGAACGGCCGCGAAGGGGCCATGGGCCTCGACGCCTATGTGACCACCCATCCGGTGATCCAGAAAATCTCCACCGTCGAACAGACCAGCCAGGCGTTCGATACGATCACCTACCAAAAGGGCGAAGCCGTCATCACCATGCTGGAGGCCTATGCCGGTGAGACGATCTGGCGCGACGGCCTGCGCGCCTACATGAAGAAGCACGCCTATGCGAACACGCGCACCGACGATCTGTGGAACGCGGTGGAAGCTGCAGGCGCCAAGGGTCTGGTCAAAATAGCCCATGATTTCACCAAACAGCCGGGCGTGCCCTTGCTTGAAGTGAAGTCGGCAAAATGCGTGAATGGTTCAACCCTGCTAACCCTGACCCAAAGCGAGTTTTCGCGGGACCGCAAGGCCGAAACATCGGCAAAGCCGCAACGCTGGAACGTGCCGGTCATTGCGCAAGTCATCGGACAAGCGCCCAGCAAGACGGTCATTTCAAACGGCAGCGGATCGCTGCAACTCGCAGGATGCGGCGCCTTCATCGTGAATGCCGGACAAAGCGGCTATTACCGCGTGCTCTACCAACCCGATATGATGGCCGCCTTGCAGAAGGATTTCGCAAAGCTTCCCGCAATCGACCAGCTCGGCTTGCTGAACGACAGCCAAAGCCTCGCCTTCAACGAATATCAGCCGGTACGCACGGCGTTGAATCTGGTGGATGCGGTGCCATCCGACACCAGCCAGCGGGTGACCGAGGATAATGTGTCCACCTATGGCTATCTGTACGGCTTGTATGAGAAAGATCCGGCACGCCAAGCCAAGCTCGCGAAGCTGGCCAGCAACCGTTTTGGCCCCGCACTCGCCAAGCTTGGTTATAAGCAGAGCCCGTCCGACAGCACCTTGGACGCCAATCTGCGTAGCTCGCTGATCAGCACCTTGGGCTATATGGGCGATCCAGCGGTCGTGGCCGAAGCCAAGCGGCTTTTCGCCGAACTGGAAACCAACCCCGCAGCACTGGATGGTCCCCTGCGCACAACATGGCTGGGCGTGATTGCACAAAATGCAGATCAGGCGGACTGGGACAAGATGCGCAAGCTGGGCCAGACGGCGGAAAGTTTTCTCGTCAAGTCGAGCATGTACCGCTTGCTGGGCTCGGCCCGCGACACGGCCCTTGCAAAACAGGCGCTCGCCCTGGCCCTGACCAAGGAGCCGGGCTCCACGCTAAGTGCCGCGATCATCAATGGCGTATCGGGTGACCATCCCGATCTGGCCGTCGATTTCGCGTTGGCGAACCGGGAGGCGGTGGAGGCTCTGGTTGATGTGTCGTCCAAGTCGGAATTCATTCCGGGCCTTGGCTATGGCTCCAGCGATCCGGCGATGATTGGCAAGCTGGAAGCTTATGCCAAAGCCTATCTCTCACCGGAATCGCGCAAACCCGTCGATCAGGCCGTTGCCGCGATCCAGACCCGCATCAAGTCGCAACCGCGGATCCGGACCGAAACATCGGCATGGCTGGATGAGAAAGCGGCGCAGTGA
- a CDS encoding EAL domain-containing protein, producing the protein MRTAHMLEELRTMGVRVSLDDFGTGYSSLAHLQAMTFDALKIDGSFVMNQDETNTNWTIVKAMTSMAEAMDLRVVAEGIETEFQRSRLQEIGCKFGQGWLFDRALPEADALALLTSVTTGDGVP; encoded by the coding sequence ATGCGCACCGCACATATGCTCGAAGAACTACGCACTATGGGCGTGCGTGTGAGCCTCGACGACTTCGGGACGGGATATTCGTCGCTTGCGCATCTGCAGGCCATGACGTTCGATGCGCTAAAGATTGACGGGTCATTTGTGATGAATCAGGACGAAACCAATACCAATTGGACTATCGTCAAAGCTATGACCAGTATGGCTGAGGCCATGGATTTGCGGGTTGTGGCCGAAGGGATTGAGACCGAGTTCCAGCGGTCGCGGTTGCAAGAAATCGGTTGCAAGTTCGGTCAAGGCTGGCTGTTTGATCGGGCGTTGCCGGAAGCTGATGCGCTAGCGCTGCTGACGAGCGTCACCACGGGCGATGGCGTGCCTTAG
- a CDS encoding ArsR/SmtB family transcription factor, with product MSALYQSRALADAACEKLRVYAQPQRLMILSCLLHGERTVGGIETATGIGQPALSQQLAELRRSEMVKTRKEAKQVYYDLADENVSFCVRSMEAILGDGSDPEDALTKVLRSNKAAPAVQKTPSGTAAFARMMPRQ from the coding sequence ATGAGTGCGCTTTATCAGAGCCGCGCTCTCGCCGATGCCGCCTGCGAAAAGTTGAGGGTATATGCCCAACCCCAGCGCCTCATGATATTGTCATGCCTTCTGCACGGTGAACGAACTGTCGGAGGAATCGAAACTGCGACCGGCATTGGGCAGCCTGCCTTAAGCCAGCAGCTCGCGGAATTGCGCCGCTCGGAAATGGTGAAAACCCGTAAAGAGGCAAAGCAGGTCTATTATGATCTCGCCGATGAGAATGTCAGCTTTTGTGTGCGCAGTATGGAAGCAATCTTGGGCGATGGAAGTGATCCTGAAGATGCGCTCACTAAAGTGCTTCGATCAAACAAAGCAGCACCGGCTGTTCAGAAAACGCCTTCCGGTACGGCTGCATTCGCGAGGATGATGCCTCGGCAGTAG
- a CDS encoding peroxiredoxin, whose protein sequence is MTEASDENRSQVLRIGDVAPDFSARTTMGDITLSQYRGKWLVFFSHPADFTPVCTTEFIGLAKAADKFAALNCMLLGLSVDSLFAHLAWMRAIRDAFGVSITIPVIEDPGMVVGRAFGMIDASSQDSATIRSTYFIDPEGVIRAITTYPHNVGRSVDEMLRMVAALQRADGDDVLTPEGWHPGDDVLLPPAVQLENISGNAGIDADWFCKRSADT, encoded by the coding sequence ATGACTGAAGCAAGTGACGAAAACCGAAGCCAGGTGCTTCGTATCGGGGACGTAGCGCCCGACTTTAGTGCGCGCACGACGATGGGCGACATTACACTCTCGCAATATCGCGGGAAATGGCTGGTTTTCTTTTCACATCCGGCGGACTTTACGCCTGTGTGCACCACCGAATTTATCGGCCTGGCGAAGGCTGCAGACAAGTTCGCCGCGCTCAATTGTATGTTACTTGGCCTTTCGGTCGACAGCCTGTTCGCGCATCTGGCTTGGATGCGAGCGATCCGGGACGCATTTGGTGTCAGTATCACCATTCCTGTAATTGAAGATCCCGGCATGGTCGTGGGCCGGGCTTTCGGCATGATCGACGCATCGTCTCAGGATAGCGCCACGATCCGCAGCACCTATTTCATTGATCCCGAGGGGGTTATCCGGGCCATTACAACCTATCCGCATAATGTCGGCCGGTCTGTAGATGAAATGCTACGCATGGTTGCGGCGCTGCAACGTGCCGACGGCGACGATGTGCTGACGCCAGAGGGTTGGCACCCGGGAGACGATGTTTTGCTTCCTCCCGCTGTGCAGCTCGAAAATATCTCAGGCAATGCGGGTATAGATGCGGACTGGTTCTGTAAAAGGAGCGCCGACACATGA
- a CDS encoding EAL domain-containing protein, with protein MNERNIVGFEALLRWPQPNGDDTAPDIFIPVAEECGLIVPLGTWVLREACRTAARCAPHICSKNYALWACV; from the coding sequence TTGAACGAACGCAATATTGTAGGGTTCGAAGCATTACTGCGCTGGCCACAGCCCAATGGTGACGACACGGCGCCTGACATCTTTATTCCAGTCGCGGAAGAATGCGGTCTTATCGTGCCGCTTGGAACATGGGTGTTGCGTGAAGCCTGTCGTACAGCAGCCCGATGCGCACCGCACATATGCTCGAAGAACTACGCACTATGGGCGTGCGTGTGA
- the ggt gene encoding gamma-glutamyltransferase, whose amino-acid sequence MKRIFIALFALALVPQNAVANTVGVASSADPRVTEAGMEMLKQGGTAADAAMAMMLALTVVEPQSSGIGGGGFLMYQDASKGMLSTLNGRETAPAAATPDRFVGPDGKPMPFLQAFQGGRSVGVPGNVALMAEAHKKWGKLPWATLFKPAIRLAQKGYVVNATLESRLKMVERLWPNFDEARAIYWADGKPLVAGATIRNPKLAATLKLIAKKGPDAFYKGAVAKQIVDAVTTSKVGAGDMTLTDLEKYRVKEQAAVCAPYRVYVVCGMGPPSSGATTVLQILGSLQRFDMAALGKDNPKSWFLLGQAMQLAYADREKYLGDSDFVEVPVKGLLDPEYLKARSALIDPDKARTDYPAGTPPGAMPRTAALSSEVAGTTHFAAVDAKGNVANMTSTIESVFGSQLVAGGFFLNNELTDFTFAPEKDGAPVANRVMGGKRPLSSMSPTIVFDRDGRAVLTLGSAGGKRIIMHVTKTLVGVLDFGLPLDQAIALPNIYFGQGELQVEEGSALAPMVDTLSAYGQKVRASDLGSKVNGAQWGADGWTGASDPRSEGTSATLDAKGKVTVTAPKIAPEAPKASVF is encoded by the coding sequence ATGAAAAGAATTTTTATCGCGCTGTTCGCACTTGCGCTGGTGCCCCAAAATGCTGTTGCCAACACCGTTGGCGTTGCGTCCTCCGCTGACCCCCGGGTGACCGAGGCCGGGATGGAAATGCTGAAGCAGGGTGGCACGGCGGCGGACGCGGCCATGGCGATGATGCTGGCGCTGACCGTGGTAGAGCCACAGTCCAGTGGTATCGGCGGCGGCGGGTTCCTGATGTATCAGGATGCAAGCAAAGGCATGTTGAGCACGCTCAACGGTCGCGAGACCGCGCCTGCTGCGGCGACGCCGGACCGTTTTGTGGGGCCGGACGGAAAGCCCATGCCCTTTTTGCAGGCGTTCCAGGGTGGCCGTTCCGTGGGCGTCCCGGGCAATGTCGCGCTGATGGCCGAGGCGCACAAGAAATGGGGCAAGCTGCCCTGGGCGACATTGTTCAAGCCTGCCATCCGGCTCGCGCAAAAGGGATATGTGGTCAACGCCACGCTCGAGTCGCGGTTGAAGATGGTCGAGCGCTTATGGCCCAATTTTGACGAGGCGCGCGCTATTTACTGGGCGGACGGAAAGCCTTTGGTGGCCGGTGCGACCATCCGCAATCCGAAGCTCGCCGCGACGTTGAAGCTGATCGCCAAAAAGGGGCCGGATGCCTTTTACAAAGGCGCGGTGGCCAAGCAGATTGTCGACGCCGTCACCACCAGCAAAGTGGGTGCAGGCGACATGACCCTGACCGATCTCGAAAAATACCGCGTCAAGGAACAGGCGGCGGTGTGTGCGCCCTACCGCGTCTATGTCGTCTGCGGCATGGGCCCGCCTTCGTCAGGCGCAACCACGGTGCTTCAGATTTTGGGCAGCCTGCAGCGGTTCGACATGGCGGCGCTGGGCAAGGATAATCCCAAAAGCTGGTTCCTGCTGGGGCAGGCGATGCAACTCGCCTATGCTGACCGCGAGAAATATCTGGGCGACAGTGATTTTGTCGAGGTTCCGGTGAAGGGCCTTCTGGACCCCGAATATCTGAAGGCGCGCTCGGCGCTGATTGATCCGGATAAGGCGCGCACGGACTATCCCGCGGGGACACCCCCGGGCGCGATGCCGCGCACTGCGGCGCTTTCAAGCGAGGTTGCGGGTACCACGCATTTTGCGGCCGTCGATGCAAAGGGTAATGTTGCCAATATGACGTCCACTATCGAGAGCGTCTTCGGCAGCCAGCTGGTTGCAGGCGGTTTCTTCCTGAATAACGAGCTCACCGATTTCACCTTCGCGCCCGAAAAGGACGGCGCGCCGGTGGCCAACCGCGTGATGGGTGGCAAGCGGCCTTTGTCGTCCATGTCGCCCACGATCGTGTTTGACCGCGATGGCCGGGCGGTTCTCACCCTGGGCTCTGCGGGCGGCAAGCGGATCATCATGCATGTCACCAAAACGCTTGTCGGCGTGCTCGATTTCGGCCTGCCGCTGGATCAGGCCATTGCGCTGCCCAATATTTATTTCGGGCAAGGCGAACTGCAGGTGGAAGAGGGCAGCGCGCTAGCCCCGATGGTCGATACACTTTCGGCTTATGGGCAAAAGGTCCGGGCATCTGATCTAGGATCCAAGGTCAATGGGGCACAATGGGGCGCAGATGGATGGACCGGCGCGTCCGATCCGCGTAGCGAAGGCACCTCGGCGACATTGGATGCAAAGGGCAAAGTTACCGTCACCGCGCCCAAGATTGCGCCCGAAGCCCCAAAGGCGAGCGTGTTCTGA
- a CDS encoding quinone-dependent dihydroorotate dehydrogenase, giving the protein MFYALFRPFLFLSDAERAHNMSLAMLKVAPIASLGASDPLLAQNVASLDFRNPVGLAAGYDKNAEVPLEILRLGFGFTEVGTLTPLPQAGNPQPRLFRLVEDRAVINRMGFNNGGQADAMARLAHLVRDRGAGPIGINIGANKDSVDRIADYVTGVRNMERFADYLTINISSPNTPGLRALQDKAALDDLLAQSMDARTLGKPVFLKVAPDLQPADIDDIVQVAIARGIAALIVSNTTISRPDLRSSHRDESGGLSGAPLRDLAQQRLVDFRKASGGQIPLIGVGGIASAADAYARIRAGASLVQIYSALVYEGPGLAKRINAGLARLLKADGFRSLADAVGVDA; this is encoded by the coding sequence ATGTTCTACGCCCTTTTCCGCCCTTTCCTGTTCCTCTCCGATGCTGAACGGGCCCATAACATGTCGCTTGCCATGCTGAAGGTGGCGCCGATCGCGTCGCTCGGCGCGTCGGACCCTCTGTTGGCCCAGAATGTGGCGTCGCTGGATTTTCGCAATCCGGTGGGTCTGGCGGCTGGATATGATAAAAATGCGGAGGTGCCGCTGGAGATATTGCGGCTCGGATTTGGCTTTACCGAAGTGGGTACGCTGACGCCTTTGCCGCAGGCCGGAAATCCGCAGCCCCGGCTGTTCCGTCTTGTCGAGGACCGGGCGGTCATCAACCGGATGGGGTTCAATAATGGCGGGCAGGCCGATGCGATGGCGCGGCTGGCGCATCTTGTCCGCGACAGGGGCGCTGGCCCGATTGGCATCAACATCGGCGCAAACAAGGACAGTGTGGACCGAATCGCGGATTATGTGACCGGCGTGCGCAATATGGAGCGTTTTGCCGATTATCTGACGATCAACATCAGTTCGCCCAACACGCCGGGCCTGCGCGCTCTGCAGGACAAGGCGGCTCTGGATGATCTTCTGGCGCAATCCATGGACGCGCGGACATTGGGGAAGCCCGTGTTCCTGAAGGTCGCGCCGGATTTGCAGCCTGCGGATATCGACGACATTGTTCAGGTCGCGATCGCGCGCGGCATTGCGGCCTTGATTGTGTCCAACACCACCATCAGCCGTCCTGACTTGCGCTCTTCGCACCGGGACGAAAGCGGGGGCCTGTCCGGCGCGCCCTTGCGCGATCTGGCGCAGCAACGGCTCGTAGATTTCCGAAAGGCGAGCGGGGGGCAGATACCCTTGATCGGCGTGGGCGGCATTGCCAGTGCAGCGGACGCCTATGCCCGCATCCGTGCAGGCGCGTCGCTGGTGCAGATTTACAGCGCATTGGTCTATGAAGGACCGGGGCTTGCAAAGCGCATCAATGCAGGGCTCGCACGCTTGTTAAAGGCGGACGGATTTCGGAGCCTCGCCGACGCCGTCGGGGTCGATGCCTGA
- a CDS encoding AMP-dependent synthetase/ligase, with protein sequence MVAAEQFDDFDSFPNLVSIFLARARYRGDAPFLWAKKEGGWQSLSWAETARQVAGFAKSLRQLGLQKGDRVMLVSENRPEWCIADLGIMAAGCVTVPTYITNTERDHQHILDNSASRAVVVSTAKLAKTLLPAAIRSSEAEFIIGMEPLQATQQGQLSVHNWHDMVNGTDADVRATEAAMATVTRDDLACIIYTSGTGGAPRGVMQQHGAILHNADGAATVLREDFGLDEEEVFLSFLPLSHAYEHSGGQFLPIGVGAQIYYSEGLEKLASNIEETRPTIMVVVPRLFEVLRQRMIKAVEKQGKFPNYLLDKALTIGERDYKGKKRLRDAPMRVLLSRTIKPKIQARFGGRMKAMVSGGAPLNPDIGVFFQSLGITLLQGYGQTEAGPVISCNRPSVGLKMDTVGPPLKNTEVKIAEDGEILVRGPLVMRGYWRNKTETDRVIIDGWLHTGDIGHIDEKGRIAITDRKKDLIVNDKGDNIAPQKVEGMLTLQPEILQAMVSGDKRPYIVGLIVPDPEWTLDWCRAQDIKCDFADLNDNPQYRSALRAAVDRVNADLSVTEKVRQFELTDEPFTIENGEMTPSMKIRRHVIRERYAARVNGMYKD encoded by the coding sequence ATTGTGGCTGCCGAACAATTTGACGATTTTGACAGCTTTCCCAATCTGGTGTCGATATTCCTTGCGCGGGCGCGTTACCGGGGCGATGCGCCGTTCCTGTGGGCGAAAAAGGAAGGCGGCTGGCAATCGCTGAGCTGGGCCGAAACCGCCCGCCAGGTCGCCGGATTTGCCAAGTCACTCCGCCAGCTCGGGCTGCAAAAGGGCGACCGTGTTATGCTGGTATCCGAAAACCGGCCCGAATGGTGCATCGCCGATCTGGGCATCATGGCAGCCGGATGCGTTACCGTGCCCACTTACATCACCAATACCGAGCGTGATCATCAGCATATTTTGGACAATAGCGCCTCGCGCGCTGTGGTTGTGTCGACCGCAAAGCTTGCCAAGACGCTGTTGCCTGCGGCGATCCGGTCGTCCGAAGCCGAATTCATCATTGGTATGGAGCCGCTACAGGCAACGCAGCAGGGCCAGTTGTCGGTCCACAACTGGCACGACATGGTCAACGGTACCGACGCCGATGTGCGCGCCACCGAGGCGGCGATGGCGACCGTCACCCGCGACGACCTCGCCTGTATCATCTACACCAGCGGCACCGGCGGAGCCCCGCGCGGCGTGATGCAGCAGCATGGCGCAATCCTGCACAATGCCGACGGCGCGGCGACGGTCCTGCGCGAAGATTTCGGGCTGGATGAGGAAGAGGTTTTCCTCTCCTTCCTGCCGCTCAGCCATGCCTATGAACATTCCGGCGGGCAATTTCTGCCCATCGGCGTCGGCGCGCAAATCTATTATTCGGAAGGGCTGGAAAAGCTCGCCTCCAATATCGAAGAAACCCGCCCGACGATCATGGTCGTCGTCCCACGCCTTTTCGAAGTGCTGCGCCAGCGGATGATCAAGGCGGTCGAAAAACAGGGCAAATTCCCCAACTATCTTCTCGACAAGGCGCTGACCATTGGCGAGCGGGATTATAAGGGGAAAAAGCGGCTGCGTGACGCGCCGATGCGCGTGCTGTTGTCGCGGACAATCAAGCCCAAAATCCAGGCGCGCTTTGGCGGACGGATGAAGGCCATGGTATCGGGCGGCGCGCCGCTGAACCCCGATATCGGCGTGTTCTTCCAGTCGTTGGGCATCACCCTTTTGCAGGGCTATGGCCAGACCGAAGCGGGTCCGGTGATCAGTTGCAACCGGCCGAGTGTCGGTTTGAAAATGGATACCGTCGGACCTCCACTCAAAAACACTGAAGTAAAAATTGCCGAAGATGGCGAGATTCTCGTGCGCGGGCCGCTGGTCATGCGCGGCTATTGGAGGAACAAGACCGAGACCGATCGCGTCATTATCGACGGCTGGCTGCACACAGGCGATATCGGCCATATTGATGAAAAGGGCCGGATTGCGATTACCGACCGCAAGAAAGACCTGATCGTCAATGACAAGGGCGACAATATCGCGCCGCAAAAGGTGGAAGGTATGCTGACGCTGCAACCCGAAATCCTGCAGGCGATGGTGTCGGGCGACAAGCGGCCCTATATTGTCGGCCTGATCGTACCTGACCCCGAATGGACGCTGGACTGGTGCCGGGCGCAGGATATCAAATGCGACTTTGCCGACCTGAATGACAACCCGCAATATCGCTCGGCGCTCCGTGCCGCCGTTGACCGGGTGAATGCGGATCTGTCGGTGACTGAAAAGGTTCGCCAGTTTGAACTGACCGACGAACCTTTCACGATCGAAAATGGCGAAATGACCCCGAGCATGAAGATCCGTCGCCACGTCATCCGCGAACGCTATGCGGCGCGGGTGAATGGGATGTATAAGGATTGA